Proteins encoded together in one Streptomyces umbrinus window:
- a CDS encoding pyridoxal phosphate-dependent decarboxylase family protein: MSPLASGPQGPTTLRPLLTTVLDALTAGAATRDGPLPSGGPTEVAARLREALGAPFPDHGDEDALRTLVQAVAAGAADPADPLCTAHLHCPPLAVATAADLAASVLNPSLDSWDQAPAASELEALVTKALAAEVYPEVHAEADRTRTDSEALVTTGGTESNQLALLLAREHHGHTQLVRAENAHHSLRRATWLLGLPEPVTVPAPAGTMDPAALGEALTALPGPLLVAATAGTTDAGLIDPLPDIAALCETHGARLHIDAAYGGGLLFSDRHRPKLDGLARAHTVTLDLHKLGWQPVAAGLLAVRDRHDLAPLGHHADYLNADDDTEAGLPDLLGRSLRTTRRPDILKIAVTLKTLGRTGLGALVDRVCEQAAEFAELIHRHPRFELHDRPTISTVLFRPADTTDDTVAAVRRTLLTEGRAVLGRARLDDRLWLKATLLNPHTGADDLAALLKLVEGHTPR, encoded by the coding sequence ATGAGCCCGCTCGCATCAGGCCCCCAAGGCCCGACCACCCTGCGACCGCTGCTCACCACCGTGCTCGACGCACTGACAGCCGGCGCAGCCACCCGCGACGGCCCCCTCCCGTCCGGCGGCCCCACCGAGGTCGCCGCCCGCCTCCGAGAGGCCCTCGGCGCCCCCTTCCCGGACCACGGCGACGAAGACGCCCTCCGCACCCTCGTCCAAGCCGTCGCGGCAGGCGCGGCAGACCCCGCGGACCCCCTGTGCACGGCCCACCTCCACTGCCCGCCCCTCGCCGTCGCCACCGCCGCGGACCTCGCCGCCTCCGTCCTCAACCCCTCCCTCGACTCCTGGGACCAGGCCCCGGCCGCCTCCGAACTGGAAGCCCTCGTCACCAAGGCCCTCGCCGCCGAGGTCTACCCAGAGGTCCACGCGGAGGCAGACCGAACCCGGACAGACAGCGAAGCCCTCGTCACCACAGGCGGCACCGAGTCCAACCAACTCGCCCTCCTCCTCGCCCGCGAACACCACGGCCACACCCAGCTCGTCCGCGCCGAGAACGCCCACCACTCACTCCGCCGCGCCACCTGGCTCCTCGGCCTCCCGGAACCCGTCACGGTGCCGGCCCCCGCAGGCACCATGGACCCCGCCGCCCTCGGCGAAGCCCTCACCGCACTCCCGGGCCCCCTCCTGGTCGCCGCAACCGCAGGCACCACCGACGCCGGCCTCATCGACCCCCTCCCCGACATCGCCGCCCTCTGCGAAACCCACGGCGCCCGCCTCCACATCGACGCCGCCTACGGCGGAGGCCTCCTCTTCAGCGACCGCCACCGCCCCAAGCTCGACGGCCTCGCCCGCGCCCACACCGTCACCCTCGACCTGCACAAACTCGGCTGGCAGCCCGTCGCGGCGGGACTCCTCGCCGTACGCGACCGGCACGACCTCGCCCCACTCGGCCACCACGCCGACTACCTCAACGCCGACGACGACACCGAAGCGGGCCTGCCCGACCTCCTCGGCCGCTCCCTGCGCACCACCCGACGACCCGACATCCTCAAGATCGCCGTCACCCTCAAAACCCTCGGCCGCACCGGACTCGGAGCCCTCGTCGACCGGGTCTGCGAACAAGCCGCCGAGTTCGCCGAACTCATCCACCGGCACCCCCGCTTCGAACTCCACGACCGGCCCACCATCAGCACCGTCCTGTTCCGGCCCGCCGACACCACCGACGACACCGTGGCCGCCGTACGCCGCACCCTCCTCACCGAAGGCCGGGCCGTCCTCGGCCGCGCCCGCCTCGACGACCGCCTCTGGCTCAAAGCCACCCTGCTCAACCCGCACACCGGAGCCGACGACCTGGCCGCGCTCCTGAAACTGGTGGAAGGACACACGCCACGATGA
- a CDS encoding lysine N(6)-hydroxylase/L-ornithine N(5)-oxygenase family protein — protein sequence MTPPTSPTPPKHPVHHEPEAPRDLVGIGIGPNNLSLAALAHPLAELDTAFYEQRPAFDWHPGLLIEGTTLQVPFLADLVTLADPASPWTFLNYLKARDRLFPFYFAERLHIHRAEYAAYCRWVSDSIPGLHFGHQVDAVRWNPERDVFEVDFTQLDSDGEAEALGRTYTKNIALGIGTAPYIPEPLRPLVEAPGVPVIHAADYLEHRDRFLTAEHITVIGSGQSGAEVFLDLLRNRPAGREKIHWLARTEAFAPMEYSKLGLEHFTPDYTRYFHALPEPVRDRLVPAQWQLHKGIDADTIAAIHDELYRRTLDGGWPDTVLTPGVHVRTAGRIATTKVELHLEHAQQASRSRITTDAVILATGYRERPLGRILAGLDPYMRRDASERPRIDDRHRLVLDPSVTGAVHVQNGERHTHGVGAPDLGLTAWRSASILNSLTGKDPYPLPSRTAFTTFGLTQQPQIPPARQQPRMLTPLAE from the coding sequence ATGACGCCCCCCACGTCACCCACACCCCCCAAGCACCCCGTACACCACGAACCCGAAGCCCCCCGCGACCTCGTCGGCATCGGCATCGGCCCCAACAACCTCTCCCTCGCCGCCCTCGCCCACCCCCTGGCCGAACTCGACACCGCCTTCTACGAACAGCGGCCCGCCTTCGACTGGCACCCCGGCCTCCTCATCGAAGGCACCACCCTCCAAGTCCCGTTCCTCGCCGACCTGGTGACCCTCGCCGACCCCGCGAGCCCCTGGACCTTCCTCAACTACCTCAAGGCCCGCGACCGCCTCTTCCCCTTCTACTTCGCCGAACGACTCCACATCCACCGCGCCGAATACGCCGCCTACTGCCGCTGGGTCAGCGACAGCATCCCCGGACTCCACTTCGGCCACCAGGTCGACGCCGTCCGCTGGAACCCCGAACGCGACGTGTTCGAAGTTGACTTCACCCAACTCGACAGCGACGGCGAAGCCGAGGCACTCGGCCGCACCTACACCAAGAACATCGCCCTCGGTATCGGCACCGCCCCCTACATCCCCGAACCGCTCCGCCCCCTCGTCGAAGCCCCCGGCGTGCCCGTCATCCACGCCGCGGACTACCTCGAACACCGCGACCGGTTCCTCACCGCCGAACACATCACCGTCATCGGCTCAGGACAGTCAGGCGCCGAAGTCTTCCTCGACCTCCTCAGAAACCGCCCCGCAGGACGCGAGAAAATCCACTGGCTCGCCCGCACCGAGGCCTTCGCACCCATGGAGTACTCAAAACTCGGGCTCGAACACTTCACGCCCGACTACACGCGCTACTTCCACGCCCTGCCCGAACCCGTACGCGACCGGCTCGTCCCCGCCCAATGGCAACTCCACAAGGGCATCGACGCCGACACCATCGCCGCCATCCACGACGAGCTCTACCGCCGCACCCTGGACGGCGGCTGGCCCGACACCGTCCTCACCCCCGGCGTCCACGTCCGCACCGCGGGCCGCATCGCCACCACCAAGGTCGAACTCCACCTGGAACACGCCCAACAGGCCAGCCGCTCCCGCATCACCACCGACGCCGTCATCCTCGCCACCGGCTACCGCGAACGCCCCCTCGGCCGAATCCTCGCCGGACTCGACCCCTACATGCGCCGCGACGCCTCCGAACGCCCCCGCATCGACGACCGGCACCGCCTCGTCCTCGACCCCTCCGTCACCGGAGCCGTCCACGTCCAGAACGGCGAACGGCACACCCACGGCGTCGGTGCCCCCGACCTCGGCCTCACCGCCTGGCGCAGCGCGAGCATCCTCAACTCCCTGACGGGCAAAGACCCCTACCCGCTGCCGAGCCGAACGGCCTTCACGACCTTCGGACTCACCCAGCAGCCCCAGATCCCACCCGCCAGGCAGCAGCCACGGATGCTCACACCGCTCGCCGAATAG
- a CDS encoding bifunctional metallophosphatase/5'-nucleotidase, which yields MPLNRRKFLKKSAVTGAGVALAGAAVAPSAQAAEAAVAKGGRKPKRYSLTVMGTTDLHGHIFNWDYFKDAEYKDAAGNAQGLARISTLVNAVRKEKGRCNTLLLDAGDTIQGTPLTYYYAKVDPITAKGGPVHPMAQAMNAIGYDAVALGNHEFNYGIETLRKFESQCRFPLLGANALDAKTLKPAFPPYFMKTFHVKGAPPVKVAVLGLTNPGIAIWDKAYVQGKLTFPGLEEQAAKWVPKLRSMGADVVVVSAHSGSSGTSSYGDQLPYVENSAGLVAQQVPGIDAILVGHAHVEIPELKVTNTKTGKTVVLSEPLAYAERLSLFDFELVFEKGRWTVESVAASVRNSNSVADDPKITKLLKDEHDVVVAYVNQVVGTATETLTTVEARYKDAPIIDLITKVQEDVVKAALVGTEYASLPVLSQASPFSRTSEIPAGDVTIRDLSSLYVYDNTLVAKLMTGAQVRAYLEYSAQYFVQTAAGAAVDVEKLTNAGNRPDYNYDYVSGLAYDIDIAQAAGSRIRNLSYNGVALDDAQQFVFAVNNYRANGGGAFPHVASARELWAESTEIRTRIAEWVTAKGSLDPKEFASVDWKLTREGTPVF from the coding sequence ATGCCGTTGAACCGTCGGAAGTTCCTGAAGAAGTCCGCCGTGACCGGCGCGGGGGTCGCCCTGGCCGGTGCGGCCGTGGCTCCGAGCGCTCAGGCGGCGGAGGCCGCGGTGGCGAAGGGCGGCAGGAAGCCGAAGCGGTATTCGCTGACGGTGATGGGCACGACCGATCTGCACGGTCACATCTTCAACTGGGACTACTTCAAGGACGCGGAGTACAAGGATGCGGCGGGCAACGCGCAGGGTCTGGCGCGGATCTCGACGCTGGTGAACGCGGTCCGCAAGGAGAAGGGCCGGTGCAACACGCTGTTGCTGGACGCCGGTGACACCATTCAGGGCACGCCTCTGACGTACTACTACGCGAAGGTTGACCCGATCACCGCCAAGGGTGGTCCGGTGCATCCGATGGCGCAGGCGATGAACGCGATCGGTTATGACGCGGTGGCGCTCGGCAATCATGAGTTCAACTACGGAATCGAGACGCTGCGGAAGTTCGAGTCGCAGTGCCGTTTTCCGCTGCTGGGTGCGAACGCGCTGGACGCGAAGACGCTGAAGCCGGCCTTCCCTCCGTACTTCATGAAGACGTTCCATGTGAAGGGAGCCCCGCCGGTGAAGGTGGCCGTGCTGGGTCTGACGAACCCCGGTATCGCGATCTGGGACAAGGCGTATGTGCAGGGCAAGTTGACGTTCCCGGGTCTGGAGGAGCAGGCGGCGAAGTGGGTGCCGAAGCTGCGGTCGATGGGTGCGGACGTGGTGGTCGTGTCGGCGCACTCCGGTTCGTCGGGCACGTCCTCGTACGGTGATCAGTTGCCGTATGTCGAGAACTCGGCGGGGTTGGTGGCGCAGCAGGTGCCGGGGATCGACGCGATCCTGGTCGGGCACGCGCATGTGGAGATTCCGGAGCTGAAGGTCACCAACACGAAGACGGGGAAGACGGTCGTCCTGTCGGAGCCGTTGGCGTATGCGGAGCGGTTGTCGCTGTTCGACTTCGAGCTGGTCTTCGAGAAGGGGCGTTGGACGGTCGAGTCGGTGGCGGCGTCGGTCCGCAACTCGAACTCGGTGGCGGACGATCCGAAGATCACGAAGCTGTTGAAGGACGAGCACGACGTGGTCGTGGCGTACGTGAACCAGGTGGTCGGGACGGCGACGGAGACGTTGACGACGGTGGAGGCGCGTTACAAGGACGCTCCGATCATCGATCTGATCACGAAGGTCCAGGAGGACGTGGTCAAGGCGGCGTTGGTGGGGACGGAGTACGCGTCGTTGCCGGTGCTGTCGCAGGCGTCGCCGTTCTCGCGTACGTCGGAGATCCCGGCCGGTGATGTGACGATCCGGGATCTGTCGAGTCTGTATGTGTACGACAACACGCTGGTCGCGAAGTTGATGACGGGTGCGCAGGTGCGGGCGTACCTGGAGTACTCGGCGCAGTATTTCGTGCAGACGGCGGCCGGTGCCGCGGTCGACGTGGAGAAGCTGACGAACGCGGGCAACCGGCCGGACTACAACTACGACTACGTGTCGGGTCTGGCGTACGACATCGACATCGCTCAGGCGGCGGGTTCGCGGATCAGGAACCTGTCCTACAACGGTGTGGCGTTGGACGACGCGCAGCAGTTCGTGTTCGCGGTGAACAACTACCGGGCCAATGGCGGTGGGGCGTTCCCGCATGTGGCGTCGGCGAGGGAGCTGTGGGCGGAGTCGACGGAGATCCGTACGCGGATCGCGGAGTGGGTGACGGCGAAGGGTTCGCTGGACCCGAAGGAGTTCGCGTCGGTGGACTGGAAGCTGACGCGTGAGGGGACGCCGGTCTTCTAG
- a CDS encoding SIMPL domain-containing protein, with protein MTSPSEASEETRSAVPYGTPDAPRIAVRGEAHLEVDPEIARIGITVSARGTDRRDALTDLTRRNTTALDLVKTYGDAVEKLETGAFSITPELTKHGRGERIRAYHGRVHITAELTDFTALGELTTRLADLDLTRVDGPWWALRPDSPAHRQARQQAVREAVQRAREYAEALGTTLAALVELADIGAENAHPYGMETGSARSMRTMAFDAAAPESAPALDLEPERQHVYAQVNARFTMSPPVL; from the coding sequence ATGACCTCACCCTCCGAAGCCTCCGAGGAAACCCGCTCCGCCGTCCCCTACGGCACACCCGACGCACCCCGAATCGCCGTCCGCGGCGAAGCCCACCTCGAAGTCGACCCCGAGATCGCCCGCATCGGCATCACCGTCAGCGCCCGCGGCACCGACCGCCGCGACGCCCTCACCGACCTGACCCGCCGCAACACCACCGCCCTCGACCTCGTGAAGACTTATGGCGACGCCGTCGAAAAGCTGGAGACCGGCGCCTTCTCCATCACCCCCGAACTCACCAAACACGGCCGCGGCGAACGCATCCGCGCCTACCACGGCCGCGTCCACATCACCGCCGAACTCACCGACTTCACCGCACTCGGCGAACTCACCACCCGCCTCGCCGACCTCGACCTCACCCGCGTCGACGGCCCCTGGTGGGCCCTGCGCCCCGACTCGCCCGCCCACCGCCAGGCCAGGCAACAGGCAGTACGCGAAGCCGTCCAACGAGCCCGCGAATACGCCGAAGCCCTCGGCACCACACTCGCCGCCCTCGTGGAACTCGCCGACATCGGCGCCGAGAACGCCCACCCCTACGGCATGGAAACGGGATCCGCCCGAAGCATGCGCACCATGGCATTCGACGCGGCCGCCCCCGAAAGCGCCCCGGCCCTCGACCTCGAACCCGAACGACAGCACGTCTACGCACAGGTCAACGCCCGCTTCACAATGTCACCGCCGGTGCTCTGA
- the pyk gene encoding pyruvate kinase, which translates to MRRAKIVCTLGPATDSYDQIKALVEAGMDVARLNLSHGSHADHEERYQRVRKASDETGRSVGILADLQGPKIRLGRFTEGPVLLERGDTFTITVEEGTEGDRQTCGTTYSGLAADVTTGERILVDDGKVCLEVTAVDGPRVHTTVIEGGMVSDNKGLNLPGVAVSVPALSKKDEDDLRWALRTGCDVIALSFVRSGRDIVDVHRIMDEEGRRLPVIAKVEKPQAVENIDDIVAAFDGIMVARGDLGVEMPLEQVPIVQKRAVKLAKRNAKPVIVATQMLDSMIDNSRPTRAEASDVANAVIDGTDAVMLSGETSVGKYPIETVRTMSRIVEAAEEDILAKGLPPLTDRNKPRTQGGAVARAAAEMGDFLGAKYLVAFTQSGDTVRRLSRYRSPIPLLAFTPDEATRSQLNLTWGVETFLGPHVDSTDAMVDQVDELLLKYGHCEKGDIVVITAGSPPGVSGSTNLVRVHHIGEDDSPK; encoded by the coding sequence ATGCGCCGAGCAAAAATCGTCTGTACATTGGGCCCCGCCACCGACTCGTACGACCAGATCAAGGCACTGGTCGAAGCCGGAATGGACGTAGCCCGCCTCAACCTCAGCCACGGCAGCCATGCCGACCACGAGGAGCGCTACCAGCGCGTGCGAAAGGCCTCCGACGAGACCGGCCGCAGCGTCGGAATCCTCGCCGACCTTCAAGGCCCGAAGATCCGACTCGGCCGCTTCACCGAAGGACCCGTACTCCTTGAACGCGGAGACACCTTCACCATCACGGTGGAAGAGGGCACAGAGGGTGACCGCCAGACCTGCGGGACCACCTACTCCGGCCTCGCCGCCGACGTCACCACCGGCGAGCGCATCCTCGTCGACGACGGCAAGGTCTGCCTCGAAGTCACCGCCGTCGACGGCCCCCGCGTCCACACCACCGTCATCGAAGGCGGCATGGTCTCCGACAACAAGGGCCTCAACCTCCCCGGCGTCGCCGTCTCCGTCCCCGCCCTCTCCAAAAAGGACGAGGACGACCTCCGCTGGGCCCTGCGCACCGGATGCGACGTCATTGCCCTCTCCTTCGTCCGCAGCGGACGCGACATCGTGGACGTCCACCGCATCATGGACGAAGAGGGCCGACGCCTCCCCGTGATCGCCAAGGTCGAGAAGCCTCAGGCCGTCGAGAACATCGACGACATCGTCGCCGCCTTCGACGGCATCATGGTCGCCCGAGGCGACCTCGGCGTCGAAATGCCCCTCGAACAGGTCCCGATCGTCCAGAAGCGCGCGGTCAAACTCGCCAAGCGCAACGCCAAGCCGGTCATCGTCGCCACCCAGATGCTCGACTCGATGATCGACAACTCCCGCCCGACGAGGGCCGAGGCGAGCGACGTCGCCAACGCCGTCATCGACGGCACAGACGCCGTGATGCTGTCCGGCGAGACGAGCGTCGGCAAGTACCCCATCGAGACGGTCCGCACGATGTCCCGCATCGTCGAGGCGGCCGAGGAAGACATCCTGGCGAAGGGCCTCCCGCCCCTGACGGACCGGAACAAGCCCCGCACCCAGGGCGGCGCGGTCGCCCGGGCCGCCGCCGAGATGGGCGACTTCCTCGGCGCGAAGTACCTGGTCGCCTTCACCCAGTCCGGCGACACGGTCCGCCGCCTGTCCCGCTACCGCTCCCCGATCCCGCTGCTGGCCTTCACCCCGGACGAGGCGACCCGCTCCCAGCTCAACCTGACCTGGGGCGTCGAGACCTTCCTCGGCCCCCACGTCGACTCGACCGACGCGATGGTCGACCAGGTCGACGAACTGCTCCTGAAGTACGGCCACTGCGAGAAGGGCGACATCGTCGTCATCACGGCCGGCTCCCCGCCCGGAGTCTCCGGCTCCACGAACCTGGTCCGCGTCCACCACATCGGCGAGGACGACAGCCCTAAGTAG
- a CDS encoding helix-turn-helix domain-containing protein yields MYDMGTRKRALALVAQGRSLNSVSQETGASRSAIRSWQSRIEPLPRMKRTPCSRCGPTTESPSNTAAYSYLLGLYLGDGCISPGIRAGSFLRIACANAWPGLIEACATAVEAINPSKKSNRVHAVGYVSVVGYSQHWPCLFPQHGPGKKHERPIVLEPWQQEIVDAHPWEFIRGLIHSDGCRITNWTTRLVGGERKRYEYPRYFFTNKSPDIIQLFTDTLDAVGVSWKRANSCNISIARRASVALMDTHVGPKY; encoded by the coding sequence ATGTACGACATGGGCACACGCAAGCGAGCTCTGGCACTTGTCGCTCAGGGACGCAGCCTGAACTCAGTGAGCCAGGAGACCGGTGCCTCCCGGTCAGCGATCCGCTCCTGGCAATCACGCATCGAACCGTTACCGCGCATGAAGCGCACGCCATGCTCGAGATGCGGTCCAACGACTGAGTCACCTTCCAACACGGCGGCCTACAGCTATCTCTTGGGGCTCTACCTCGGCGACGGCTGCATCAGTCCCGGCATACGAGCGGGCTCCTTTCTCCGCATCGCATGCGCCAACGCTTGGCCCGGCCTCATCGAGGCTTGCGCTACCGCCGTCGAAGCCATCAACCCCAGCAAGAAGTCGAACCGGGTCCACGCAGTCGGATACGTCTCGGTCGTCGGGTACAGCCAGCACTGGCCCTGCCTGTTCCCCCAGCACGGCCCCGGCAAGAAGCATGAGCGCCCGATCGTCCTCGAACCCTGGCAGCAGGAAATCGTCGATGCGCACCCATGGGAATTCATCCGGGGACTCATCCATTCCGACGGCTGCCGTATCACCAACTGGACGACCCGCCTAGTCGGCGGTGAACGCAAGCGATACGAGTACCCCCGGTACTTCTTCACCAACAAGTCGCCTGACATCATCCAGCTCTTCACGGACACCCTCGACGCGGTCGGCGTCAGCTGGAAGCGAGCGAACTCTTGCAACATCTCCATCGCCCGCCGCGCCTCCGTAGCCCTAATGGACACCCACGTAGGCCCCAAGTACTGA
- a CDS encoding ANTAR domain-containing response regulator, translating to MTAPESPQPVDAPDDDKSHVPPLTTRVVIAEDEALIRLDLKEMLEEEGYTVVGEAGDGEQAVELAREHRPDLVILDVKMPKLDGISAAEKIAEESIAPVLMLTAFSQRDLVERARDAGAMAYLVKPFSKSDVVPAIEMAVSRFTELKALEKEIEDLTTRLETRKLVDRAKSVLQTEYGLSEPAAFRWIQKTSMDRRMSMQQVAEAVIQDADEKKAAKG from the coding sequence GTGACCGCCCCCGAGTCGCCCCAGCCCGTAGACGCGCCCGACGACGACAAGTCGCACGTGCCTCCGCTGACGACCCGTGTCGTCATCGCCGAGGACGAGGCGTTGATCCGTCTCGACCTCAAGGAGATGCTCGAAGAAGAGGGGTACACGGTCGTAGGCGAGGCCGGTGACGGTGAGCAGGCCGTCGAGCTCGCCCGGGAGCACCGCCCCGACCTCGTCATCCTCGATGTGAAGATGCCGAAGCTCGACGGCATCTCCGCCGCGGAGAAGATCGCCGAGGAGTCCATCGCCCCGGTGCTGATGCTCACCGCGTTCTCGCAGCGCGACCTCGTCGAGCGGGCGCGTGACGCCGGTGCGATGGCGTATCTGGTGAAGCCGTTCAGCAAGAGCGATGTCGTTCCGGCGATCGAGATGGCTGTCTCGCGCTTCACGGAGTTGAAGGCGCTGGAGAAGGAGATCGAGGATCTCACGACGCGTCTGGAGACGAGGAAGCTCGTCGACCGTGCGAAGTCGGTGCTGCAGACGGAGTACGGCCTGTCGGAGCCGGCCGCGTTCCGTTGGATTCAGAAGACGTCCATGGACCGTCGTATGTCGATGCAGCAGGTCGCCGAGGCGGTTATTCAGGACGCCGACGAGAAGAAGGCCGCGAAGGGCTGA
- a CDS encoding ABC transporter ATP-binding protein gives MTALLEVEDLRVAYGKIEAVKGISFKVDAGQVVTLIGTNGAGKTTTLRTLSGLLKPVGGQIKFQGKSLKKTPAHQIVSLGLAHSPEGRHIFPRMTIEDNLRLGAFLRSDKAGIDKDIQRAYDLFPILGERRKQAAGTLSGGEQQMLAMGRALMSQPKLLMLDEPSMGLSPIMMQKIMATISELKSQGTTILLVEQNAQAALSLADQGHVMEVGSIVLSGSGQDLLHDESVRKAYLGED, from the coding sequence ATGACCGCACTGCTCGAAGTCGAGGACCTCCGAGTCGCCTACGGCAAGATCGAAGCCGTCAAGGGCATCTCCTTCAAGGTCGACGCCGGCCAGGTCGTCACCCTCATCGGCACCAACGGCGCCGGAAAAACCACCACCCTGCGCACCCTCTCCGGCCTCCTCAAGCCCGTCGGCGGCCAGATCAAGTTCCAGGGCAAGTCACTGAAGAAGACCCCCGCCCACCAGATCGTCTCCCTCGGGCTCGCCCACTCCCCCGAGGGGCGGCACATCTTCCCCCGCATGACGATCGAGGACAACCTCCGCCTCGGAGCCTTCCTGCGCAGCGACAAGGCAGGCATCGACAAGGACATCCAACGGGCGTACGACCTCTTCCCGATCCTCGGCGAACGCCGCAAGCAGGCCGCGGGCACGCTCTCCGGCGGCGAGCAGCAGATGCTCGCCATGGGCCGCGCGCTCATGTCCCAGCCCAAGCTGCTCATGCTCGACGAACCCTCCATGGGCCTCTCGCCGATCATGATGCAGAAGATCATGGCCACGATCTCCGAACTCAAGTCCCAGGGCACCACCATCCTGCTCGTCGAGCAGAACGCCCAGGCAGCACTCTCGCTCGCCGACCAGGGACACGTCATGGAGGTCGGCAGCATCGTCCTCTCCGGATCCGGCCAGGACCTCCTGCACGACGAGTCGGTCCGCAAGGCGTACCTCGGCGAGGACTGA
- a CDS encoding ABC transporter ATP-binding protein, which produces MTTDTTTKGAAPGATAPGETVLDARGVTMRFGGLTAVRNVDLQVNSGEIVGLIGPNGAGKTTFFNCLTGLYIPTEGEVRYKGTVLPSQSFKVTAAGVARTFQNIRLFANMTVLENVLVGRHTRTKEGLWSALVRGPGFKKAEKTSEDRAMELLEFIGLAAKRDHLARNLPYGEQRKLEIARALASEPGLLLLDEPTAGMNPQETRATEELVFAIRDMGIAVLVIEHDMRFIFNLCDRVAVLVQGEKLVEGDSATVQGDERVIAAYLGEPFEDAPGQEEVAEVEAAEAQAEASTDAAPRKENDR; this is translated from the coding sequence ATGACTACCGACACCACCACCAAGGGCGCCGCCCCCGGCGCCACCGCCCCCGGCGAAACGGTGCTCGACGCACGCGGCGTCACCATGCGCTTCGGCGGCCTCACCGCCGTACGCAACGTCGACCTCCAGGTCAACAGCGGAGAAATCGTCGGCCTCATCGGCCCCAACGGCGCCGGCAAGACGACCTTCTTCAACTGCCTCACCGGCCTCTACATCCCCACCGAGGGAGAGGTCCGCTACAAGGGCACCGTCCTGCCGTCCCAGTCCTTCAAGGTCACCGCCGCCGGCGTCGCCCGCACCTTCCAGAACATCCGTCTCTTCGCCAACATGACGGTCCTGGAAAACGTCCTCGTCGGCCGCCACACCCGCACCAAAGAAGGACTCTGGTCCGCACTCGTACGCGGCCCCGGCTTCAAGAAGGCCGAAAAAACCTCCGAAGACCGCGCCATGGAACTCCTCGAGTTCATCGGCCTCGCCGCCAAGCGCGACCACCTCGCCAGGAACCTCCCCTACGGCGAACAGCGCAAGCTCGAAATCGCCCGCGCCCTCGCCAGCGAACCCGGCCTGCTCCTCCTCGACGAGCCCACCGCCGGCATGAACCCGCAGGAGACCCGGGCCACCGAGGAACTCGTCTTCGCCATCCGGGACATGGGCATCGCCGTCCTCGTCATCGAGCACGACATGCGGTTCATCTTCAACCTCTGCGACCGCGTCGCCGTCCTCGTCCAGGGCGAAAAACTCGTCGAAGGCGACAGCGCCACCGTCCAGGGCGACGAACGCGTCATCGCCGCCTACCTCGGCGAACCCTTCGAAGACGCACCCGGCCAGGAGGAGGTCGCCGAGGTCGAAGCCGCCGAGGCACAGGCCGAAGCCTCCACGGACGCCGCGCCCCGCAAGGAGAACGACCGATGA